The following are from one region of the Terriglobales bacterium genome:
- a CDS encoding HD domain-containing phosphohydrolase, whose protein sequence is MTTAPSQNGTAPQRQLEAAQQQLLQYARDLNRVFQTEHEKEAALRSTTRQLLSFAQDLNHAFREEQQKARELERAYHDTLQRLLRASHYKDQDTGAHNQRLAHYARTLALFLGWAREEAEQLFAATPMHDIGKIGVPDAVLFKPGPLDESEWNLLKRHTTFGASLMAGSTSPLLEMARKIALYHHERWDGSGYPQGLRGEEIPPCAHLVMLADQYDALRSERPYKPGLSHERVREILLEGDGRTLPQHFQSLLLEAFRELQGKFEEIYERFRASARRAA, encoded by the coding sequence ATGACGACCGCGCCCAGCCAGAACGGGACCGCACCGCAAAGACAGCTTGAGGCGGCCCAGCAGCAGTTGCTGCAGTACGCCCGCGACCTGAACCGTGTCTTCCAGACCGAGCACGAAAAGGAAGCGGCGCTGCGCTCCACCACCCGGCAGTTGCTGAGCTTCGCCCAGGACCTGAACCACGCTTTCCGGGAGGAGCAGCAGAAGGCGCGGGAGCTGGAGCGCGCCTACCACGACACCCTGCAGCGGCTGCTGCGGGCCTCGCACTACAAGGACCAGGACACGGGGGCGCACAACCAGCGCCTCGCCCACTACGCCCGCACCCTGGCCCTGTTCCTGGGCTGGGCGCGGGAGGAGGCGGAGCAGCTGTTCGCCGCCACTCCCATGCACGACATCGGCAAGATCGGCGTTCCCGACGCGGTGCTGTTCAAACCCGGACCGCTGGACGAGAGCGAGTGGAACCTGCTCAAGCGGCACACCACCTTCGGGGCCAGCCTGATGGCGGGCTCCACCTCGCCCCTGCTGGAGATGGCGCGCAAGATCGCCCTCTACCATCACGAACGCTGGGACGGCTCCGGCTATCCCCAGGGGCTGCGGGGGGAGGAGATCCCCCCTTGCGCCCACCTGGTGATGCTGGCCGACCAGTACGACGCGCTGCGCAGCGAGCGGCCTTATAAGCCGGGACTGAGCCACGAGCGCGTGCGCGAGATCCTGCTGGAGGGCGACGGGCGAACCCTGCCGCAACACTTCCAGTCTCTCCTGCTGGAGGCCTTCCGTGAACTGCAGGGCAAGTTCGAGGAGATCTACGAGCGCTTCCGCGCCTCGGCGCGGCGGGCGGCCTAG